The region TCATGCCCGCTCATGCCGACAACACCGTTCCGCCTTACCCCGGTCTTCTGCACCGTGGTGTGCTCCCTGAACGCGGTCCCTTTCGTACCCACGTTTGTGCGAGCTCAGATTCTCTCAGACATTTACGTTGTATGCGTTCACGCGATACGAATTGTGGTCTTGGAGGAAACACGAGAACTGGTCATAGAGTCGGGAATCATATGCTAATTTTTggaacaaaaacgaaaacagataaaaaaaaatctatcgaTGTCCTGCGAGATCCGAGGTCGTATAATAACGTCTCCCGCTACCTACGGtatctataatttttattgctgAATGAGCAGAGGTGGGTCACGGACGTTTGAACGGTTCAATTTGCTCTCGAATAAACTATAGGTATTACACATTTTACggtatgtatatctatacaaaAACAGATGACAGCGTTTGAGGCCTAGGCCGTAAGTCGGCGAGCCTTGAAATAGGCGAGAAGGTGGTGGGATAGGAAAGGACGAGGATAGATGGCTGGGGGGTGGACCCGGTCCCGTTTACGGGAGTGAAAAAGTGCTTATTATTGCGAAAACGCGTCTCGTCAGGCTGAATTAGCAGCGAAAGGCTGGCCTTAGCGGCGATTATCTACATGCTATAGACGTAATTGCGAGTCTAAAATTAGTTATGTAACGTATTACGGTTGTTGAAAAGTCAACATTAGGTCTCGGCCAGCTGCTGCAGCAACGGATGTTGCGAGCTGGAAGTGGCCCCAAAGATTTTAGTGTTAGGAATTATCGTTGAAACAAACCTCGGACTTTTTCCATCCCGCCTCGAGACTCCGgatgtttgatttttatctaCGCTTCGAGTACCTACACGGAATCTCCGTGCTTGGTATGTGGGTCGAAACTTGTTGCCACAtcgagaaaaacaaataagaaagaaaacggGGACCTCCTTTGAccgaaaaaagtttcgaactGATAAAGAGATGATAATTATAGGACGGATTGTGGATGGATTCGGAGCAAAACGGTTGTTTTGGAATTCAGAAAAGGGAGCTGCATAGCTCGTAAAGCCAATCGGGTACTCGTTTCAAAACCGCATAATGTGTAGACGCTCGACTGCAGCTGACAACGTGAAAATTTGGGACAAAACATGCGGATCGGAGTGAAACGAAACTTCATATGTATAAACAAAACGGAACGAGTagaatgaattattcaaattcaatctTGCGTATTTATCTGACCGGAGATATGGCAACGTGTGATTTGTTGATATCTATAACatatattcaaacaattttgcGCAATCCTATGGCTCCGTAACTGTTTACTGCACGTTTTGTGTCAGGCATTACCATCTAGATCTAGATGCGTTGTCCGACAATCGCTCGAAATCAGGGGCATTTTGatacttgaagaaaaataagaatcgCTGAACGTATAAATTAGAAACTTTAACTTTAATGGAAATATCTAGAACAATTGACATGTACGTATAGTAGTTAGCTCTAGGATATGGAACCTAGTGCAAAAGGTTTTTTCAATCTGATACCTACATCGTTCTAATATGGTAATTCTTACATCCTAGTATCACGTGAGTCtggtacgttttttttttctttctaccaGGAAAATGTTGCACGTACGCAGGGATAGAAATATTCCGATCGAATTTGCAAGCGAACAGATCGCAAACCGAGCAGCCTACTACGCAGATCCGAATCCGCTCTCGGTGTTCTCCGTATCGCTTAAATTCAAATCCTTGAAAGTTAAATCGGCGAAGCGGCGATTGTGACCAGATATACCATCTTCGTCTCGACCTTGACCGGGTGGGATTAGACTTTTGTCGGTTACCGATGACCGTTCACAGCGCGGACCGGGAAAGAAGTTCGAATCCGATGTGCTCTCGCTCAGATCGCAACATTTTACACCAGCGGGTAATTCCCGGGGCACGTTATCGTAGCTGATAGTCTTTATCCCATTACATTCGCGGATCGTTCTTACGGAGGCCTGAAGCGTTCTCGGTTTCGGCTTCGGTTTTTCAGCGACGCTTCGCGGCTGCTTCATCCTCCGCTTTTCGTCTAATTTTTTCGCAAGCTCGGCTTTTGCGTTCTTGTAGCTTTCGATCAGTTTGTCTCGAAGCGCCTCGCTACTGCAATGGTCGGTATTTTTCTCAAGGTATATCTGCATCCTGCGAGCGTGCATTTCGAACGCCGAAGGCGGATCACCGGAGAAAATCGAATGCTTGGTGCTCGACACCGACAATCCTGAAGGAAGGACCTCGTCATTGGTCAGCGAATCGGCCGGGTTCGATTCCTGGATGCAAAAATTATCGCATCCTTTATCGCCGTTAAAAGACAGTTCGAATTAAGGTCTCGTACCGCGAGCGAAATCGTGAATTAACGTATATTTATAGCCaagcttaaaaaaaacttacccgaaattttttgtaacgCGGAAGCGTGACGTTGCGCGGAACGGGTCGTTGCCACGTTGAGCATCGCGTACTCGTGTGAAAGTAGTAAACTTTGCCCGGAAAAGTGGTCGACATGCACTCGATCCATCCATGCTTCGCAGCTACTATGGACCTGGAACAGAATTATTATTCCCCGCCCCAGTGTTTCAATAAGCAAATTTTCTCGTGGGAATCAAATTCAATCTTCTATATAGTAATCGGTATAAGCTGTACTCGTCaaataattcttcaattttcaggCTATGTGAAACAAGATACCCAAGATACATAGTAAGATACGATACAAGATACAAGATCGGAATTC is a window of Neodiprion fabricii isolate iyNeoFabr1 chromosome 6, iyNeoFabr1.1, whole genome shotgun sequence DNA encoding:
- the LOC124185163 gene encoding uncharacterized protein LOC124185163 isoform X1, whose translation is MCGGTCVTFGCDSCAKSIVAAKHGWIECMSTTFPGKVYYFHTSTRCSTWQRPVPRNVTLPRYKKFRESNPADSLTNDEVLPSGLSVSSTKHSIFSGDPPSAFEMHARRMQIYLEKNTDHCSSEALRDKLIESYKNAKAELAKKLDEKRRMKQPRSVAEKPKPKPRTLQASVRTIRECNGIKTISYDNVPRELPAGVKCCDLSESTSDSNFFPGPRCERSSVTDKSLIPPGQGRDEDGISGHNRRFADLTFKDLNLSDTENTESGFGSA
- the LOC124185163 gene encoding uncharacterized protein LOC124185163 isoform X2 translates to MRLLRQVHSSCEAWMDRVHVDHFSGQSLLLSHEYAMLNVATTRSAQRHASALQKISGCDNFCIQESNPADSLTNDEVLPSGLSVSSTKHSIFSGDPPSAFEMHARRMQIYLEKNTDHCSSEALRDKLIESYKNAKAELAKKLDEKRRMKQPRSVAEKPKPKPRTLQASVRTIRECNGIKTISYDNVPRELPAGVKCCDLSESTSDSNFFPGPRCERSSVTDKSLIPPGQGRDEDGISGHNRRFADLTFKDLNLSDTENTESGFGSA